In a single window of the Malaciobacter mytili LMG 24559 genome:
- a CDS encoding site-specific DNA-methyltransferase, with protein sequence MSLLSKIINFIKLQEKEVHLSEIYEKFEEIKKTTIRGRINEAVGTKLLRVGKGKYLLISDDVQAIVEQMDSRFAIPNILSSLLYYDMIFLDIPYFAKGQKGGNRNLSTYDLIMPEEFEKMTLELQKMLRTEDSQLYFMIAGGKSSKKDALNYLSAFAPTNLKVAAKGSYTKLTSKGTVCNMGKYLMPPEEIYVYSHSGKLLKPDETILDFELQRPPLPKQGGYPTQKPFKLLEQIIKQSTNVGDFVLDLFGGSGVTLDAALSLKRKCHIFDIANEAINRMKNILKTHETLICSSLPVNNSYSSYKQLQLFS encoded by the coding sequence ATGTCATTACTTAGCAAAATAATTAATTTTATAAAACTTCAAGAAAAAGAAGTTCATTTATCTGAAATTTATGAAAAATTTGAAGAAATAAAAAAAACAACTATCAGAGGAAGAATTAATGAAGCAGTTGGAACGAAATTACTAAGAGTTGGGAAAGGCAAATATTTATTAATTAGTGATGATGTTCAAGCAATTGTTGAACAAATGGATAGTAGATTTGCTATTCCAAATATTTTATCTTCACTTCTTTATTATGATATGATATTTTTAGATATACCATATTTTGCAAAAGGTCAAAAAGGTGGTAATAGAAACTTATCTACTTACGATTTGATAATGCCTGAAGAATTTGAAAAAATGACCTTAGAATTACAAAAAATGTTAAGGACAGAAGATTCTCAACTTTATTTTATGATTGCAGGTGGGAAAAGTAGTAAAAAAGATGCTCTTAATTATTTAAGTGCATTTGCACCTACTAACTTAAAAGTAGCAGCGAAAGGTTCGTATACTAAATTAACCTCAAAAGGAACAGTTTGCAATATGGGAAAATATCTTATGCCTCCTGAAGAGATATATGTATATTCTCATAGCGGTAAACTATTGAAACCCGATGAAACAATTTTAGATTTTGAACTACAAAGACCTCCTCTACCAAAACAAGGTGGATATCCAACTCAAAAACCATTTAAATTGCTAGAGCAAATAATCAAACAATCTACAAATGTAGGTGATTTTGTACTTGACTTATTTGGTGGAAGTGGAGTTACTTTAGATGCAGCTTTAAGTTTAAAAAGAAAATGCCATATTTTTGATATTGCAAATGAAGCAATAAATAGAATGAAGAATATATTAAAAACACACGAGACTTTAATTTGTAGTAGTTTACCTGTTAATAATTCATATAGCAGTTACAAACAATTACAACTATTTAGTTAA